The Cutaneotrichosporon cavernicola HIS019 DNA, chromosome: 5 DNA segment TTATGCGCCgcagctcaccctcgtcacAGTCCGAGATGATCGCGTACATCGCCGCCGTGGTGCGTATAAGCAGGAGCAGTCTGAGGGCCACAGAGAACGAGGGGACGATAGGCCCATTCTGCTGCCTGAGCGATTAGCTGTCTATCCATGTCCACATGGAGGTAAGGCGAGCTGATAGTGGAATTCGGCGGGGCTCGGCCAACAATGCGTCCGAGATGGTGCCCCTTGCCGCTCGGACGCAGCCTCATGTTCCATGTCGTGCACAGATCCCAGTAATCACAACTGGTAGACCCACGCCGGCTTGTAACCAATCGTTGGGCCGGGAAATGGAGTGAGATACATTGTGGACGGCGTGGATTACAGCAGACATCGGTCCAGCTTCAACTGAGAGAGAGCCTCCGGATGAGGTAAAGTGTGATGATAACTCACCTCCGAACTTGGTCCTGCAGCAAGCCCTGGTGACGCCTCTTCCAGCCCTGCGGAGCCAGTGAACCAAACTGGTCCTTCTCGggctccttcttctcgacggGCTTGTTGGTGGGCCGCCTAAAGCGGATCGTCTCGACACCAGGGCGGAACGACATGGCGGGGCGTTCAACTCAAGGACGAAGGTCCTCGTTGAGAGCAAACGGGAGAAGAAAAGAAGAGGCGAAGAGAAGGGGAGGATAGAGAAGTCAGGATGATAAAGATGTGGATCATGTCCCCATTTCTGTTGGtttggcgacgtcgtcagTTGGATAGCGGAGATCCCTAACATGTCCGTCCCAGAATGGATCAAAGCCGAAAAGTGGTTGCCAGCGTCACAACATCTCTTAAACTTGATCAAGCAGACGACATCATGCGCTGGGCATTCTGGCGGAGCGCAGACGAGCCCGGACCAAGTACCCCAACCCCTATCGAGGAGGTCATGGAGGTCCCGACGCTCACTCGCTTCGAGCGTACgctggtcgacgaggagaaggtcCAGGCGCCTCAGTATCCGACCTTCCAGGACGTGCCGACTTGCATGACCCTGTTGTGAGTGGACACCAAATGCGATGGTGGGACAAGGCTGTCTTGACTGGGTTTAGGAGCggagaagagaagaggCTGAGGATTGGAGGCAAGAGAACGGATAGGAACAAGACGCGTCGTTCGGAAGCGCATGCTGGCCGCGGTGGAGGGCGGAAAGGAAGCCAGGAATatgctgaccccagcgaCCAGTTCTTCATGTGCGCTGCCCTCATGCCGCAGGTGCGTGCCATCTACCGCTTTGGCCACCTCAAGGACTGCACACCCAAGTGGGATGACTTCAAGTACTGCATGAGCCTGAAGAgcgaagacgaggaagagcggCGACAGGCGTGGAtcaagcgccgcgccgagtGGTGGGCACATCGTCGCGTCGGGCCCAGCTCGGAGGACGTGTGGGAGGTGCGCGAGTAAGTCTGTCGGCCCGAGCATGTTGGGTACGCCAGAAGGAAGCGGCTCTTTAGTCGTGATTgttagctgacaccaggaAACCCCTCGAGAACTTCCCTCCTCTGTATCCCGAATACGACCTCGATGAGAGCCAGGATGCTGCCGGCACTGTGTAAGCACTAGACATGTAACCCGTACATTACTCAACAACGACGACTCGCTGCGCTGATCGAACCCTTTCGACTAACTCACAACACTCGGCCACCTGGTCCTCCATCGCTGCTACTCAACTTACTACTGACGTCGTTGTCGCTCAAGTTGGCCTGTGCGTCGGCAGGTTACAACAAACGTTGCCGTCCAGGGGATAGAGCAGCCGTGTGGGCGTGACATGACGTAACTAACCATGCCGAGATAGTGTG contains these protein-coding regions:
- a CDS encoding uncharacterized protein (Protein of unknown function (DUF3128)) yields the protein MRWAFWRSADEPGPSTPTPIEEVMEVPTLTRFERTLVDEEKVQAPQYPTFQDVPTCMTLFDQFFMCAALMPQVRAIYRFGHLKDCTPKWDDFKYCMSLKSEDEEERRQAWIKRRAEWWAHRRVGPSSEDVWEVREKPLENFPPLYPEYDLDESQDAAGTV